A window of the Cannabis sativa cultivar Pink pepper isolate KNU-18-1 chromosome X, ASM2916894v1, whole genome shotgun sequence genome harbors these coding sequences:
- the LOC115723621 gene encoding uncharacterized protein LOC115723621: MTRARVEFVFGKLANIRLQSNLLGRIKTAQQSDPVLQEYKEKFIVGSTKDFSISSNGLLQYKDRVCVPADDNIKQEILDESHTMPYSLHPGTTKMYQDVKAAYWWPDFEGSWNKYLPLTEFSYNNNYQSTIGMAPYEMLYGRKCRSPIHWDEVSERRYLGPDAFQRTSETIEKIRARMLTS, encoded by the exons atgaccaGAGCAAGAGTTGAGTTTGTATTTGGGAAACTAGCCAACATTAGATTACAGTCTAATTTGCTAGGAAGAATCAAGACAGCCCAACAAAGTGATCCAGTGTTACAAGAgtataaagaaaaatttattGTTGGATCAACAAAGGATTTCTCAATTTCATCAAATGGCTTATTGCAGTATAAAgacagggtttgtgttccagcCGACGATAATATCAAACAGGAAATTCTGGATGAGTCTCATACCATGCCATATTCattacacccgggaacaaccaagatgtatcaagatgtGAAAGCAGCGTACTGGTGGCCAG ACTTTGAAGGTTCCTGGAACAAGTACCTTCCTCTGACTGAGTTTTCATATAACAATAATTATCAAAGTACTATTGGTATGGCACCGTATGAAATGCTATATGGAAGGAAGTGTCGTTCGCCCATTCATTGGGATGAAGTCAGTGAACGGAGATACCTTGGACCCGACGCATTCCAAAGAACTAGTGAGACCATTgagaagattcgagctcgtatgcttacCTCATAA